In the genome of Planctomyces sp. SH-PL62, the window CGATCCGTCCCGCCGTCCCGGGCGACTCCCAGACGATCGCGGACCTGATCCGCGAACTGGCGATCTACGAGAAACTCGGCCAGTCCGCCAGGGCGACGGCCGAGGATTTCCACAGGAACCTGTTCGGCCCTCGCCCCTTCGCCGAGGTCCTGATGGCCGAGGTGGAAGGCGGGGCGGTCGGGCTGGCCCTGTTCTTCCACACGTTCTCGACCTTCCGAGGCCAGCCCGGCCTCTACCTGGAAGACATCTTCGTGCAGCCCGAGCACCGAGGCCGGGGGATCGGCAAGTCCCTGCTGAGGTCGCTGGCGAAGATCGCGCGCGAGCGTGGCTGCGGCCGGCTGGAATGGGCCGTCCTCAACTGGAACGACCCGGCGATCGGCTTCTATCGCTCCCTCGGCGCGGTGCCGCTGGACGAGTGGACCACCTACCGGATCGCCGACGAAGCGCTCGACCGACTGGCCGAAGCCGCCCCCGAAGCCTGAACGCGACCAAGGAGCCCCTGAAGGTGGAAAGTCCCGCGGAGCCTCGTCGTTACGTCCTGCCCCACATCGCCCGGATGGAGGGCTACGTCCCCGGCGAGCAGCCCCAGGGGGGCGCGTTCATCAAGCTCAACACCAATGAGAACCCCTATCCGCCGTCGCCCCTCGCCAAGCAGGCCCTGATCGACGCCGTCACCGACCGCCTCCGCCTTTATCCCGACCCGACCGGCCTGGCCTTCCGCAAGACGGCCGCCACGCTCCACGGGGTCGAGCCCGACATGATCCTCGCCGGCAACGGATCGGACGACGCCCTGACGATCCTCACCCGGGCGTTCGTCGGGCCGGGGGACCTGGCGGCCTATCCGACGCCTAGCTACCTGCTCTACTCCACCCTCATCAGCCTGCAAGACGGCCGGGCGCACGTCGTCCCGTTCACCGAGGATTGGCGGCTGGACTTCGACGGCTTCCTGAAACCGGGGGTGAAGCTCGTCTACCTGGCGAACCCCAACAGCCCGTCCGGGACCGCGATCCCTCCCTCCGAGGTCGCCGCGCTGGCGAGCCGGCTGGACTGCCCGCTGGTCGTCGACGAGGCCTACGGCGACTTCGCCCGCGAGAACTGCATCGGCCTGTTGAAAGACCACCCCAACGTCATCGTGACCCGATCGTTCAGCAAGGGGTACAGCCTGGCGGGGCTCCGCCTGGGCTACCTCATCGCCGACCCTTCGATCATCGCCGAGCTGAACAAGGTCAAGGACTCGTACAACTGCGACGCGCTGAGCCTCGCCGCCGGCAAGGCCGCGCTCGAGGACCAGGCGTATCTGCGCGAGACCCGCTCGAAGATCCTCGCCACCCGCGACCGCCTGACCTCGGCGCTGCGGGGGATGGGACGGGACGTGACCGACAGCCAGACGAACTTCGTCTGGACGACTGGCGGGCCGTCGGCCGAGTCGACGTTCCAGGAGTTGAAGGGGCGGAACATCTTCGTCCGCCTGATGCGCTATCCCGGCTACCCCGCCGGGCTTCGGATCAGCGTGGGGACCGACGCCGAGATCGACCGCCTGCTGGAAGTCCTCCGCGATCTCACCTGACCGGCGGCCCGGCGATCGGCTACAATCGCCCAGGTCTGCTTGATCCCGATCCCTCCAGGCCGAGACCGACACCCGTGAGCGAATCCCCGCGCGTCGCCGAGATCGCACGCAAGACCCGCGAGACCGACATCCGCCTGTCCCTGAACCTCGACGGTCAGGGCCGCGCCGAGCTTTCCACGGGCGTCGGCTTCCTCGATCACATGCTGGAGTCGTTCGCACGTCACGCGCTGGTGGACCTCTCCGTGACGTGTCAGGGCGACACTCACATCGACGACCACCACTCGACCGAGGACATCGGCATCTGCCTGGGCCAGGCCCTCGATCAGGCGCTGGGCGACAAGGCCGGCGTCAGCCGTTACGGCCACTGCATCCTGCCGATGGACGAGACGCTCGTCACCTGCGCGGTCGACCTGGGGGGCCGTCCCTACTGGGTCTGGAACGCGCCGATGCCCACCCCCAAAATCGGGACGTTCGACACCGAACTGGTGGCCGATTTCTGGCACGCGGTGGCGACCCACGGCCGGATGAACCTGCACGTCCTGCTCCATTACGGCCGCAATTCGCACCACATCTCGGAGGCGATCTTCAAGGCCGCCGCCCGAGCGATCCGCGACGCCGCCGAGCGCGACCCGCGCACCAACGAGGTCCCCTCGACCAAGGGCACGATCTGACGACGGACGAACGGAATCGGAACGACGCACCGGAGGCCCCCCCTTGAGCACGGTCGACACGCTGGAATCGGCGGCGGAACAACCGAAGAAATCGTACGTCGGGACGTTCGTGAACCTGGGCCTGATCGCCCTGGCGTTCGCGCTCCTGGCCCTGGTGGTCCACCAGAACCGGGCCAAGATCCTGGAGGTCTTCTCGCGCAAGCTCGACCTCCGGCTCCTCCTGGTCGGGATCGTCGTCTTCCAGTTCAGCGTGATGCTGACGTTCATCCGGTGGTACGCCCTGGTGCGGGTGATCGAGCCTCGATTCACCCTCCGCTCGACGTTCCTGCTCGGCTTCATCGGCTACGTCTTCAATCTGGTCATCCCGGGGGCGGTGGGGGGCGACCTGATCAAGGCGGCGTATCTGGTTCGGATGCACATCCGCAAGACGCAGGCGGTCGCCTCGATGGTCATCGACCGGATCCTGGGGCTCATGGGGCTGTTCGTGCTGGCGTCGATCGCCGGCGCGGCGGCCTGGGGCCTGGCGACGCCCGAGGTCCGGCGGCTGATCCTGGCGGCCTGGATCGCGACGGGCGTCGGATTCCTCCTGCTGGGGGCCATCTTCGGGAAGGTCTTCTCGCGGCTCTTCCCCGGCTCGATTGGCCCCCGCCACGGCAAGCTGGGGACCGTGGTCTCCGAGCTCGACGCCATGTCGACGACCTACCGCTCCCGGCTCGGCGTCGTGGCGCTGGCCCTGGGGCTGTCGACGGTCGGGCACTCGCTCAACGTCTTCGCGTTCTACCTGATGGGCCGGATGCTCTTCCCGGATATGGTCACGACCCTGGGTCAGCACTTCTTGATGGGGCCGCTTACGCTCTTCACGATGGCCGTCCCGCTCCCCTTCGGCGCGCTTGGGCTGAGCGAGGGGGTCGCCGATCAGCTTTTGAAGCTGGTGGGACATCCCAGCGGCGCGCTGGCGATGATGGCCTTCCGCGTCTTGATGTACGCCTGCGGCCTGACCGGCGCGATCGTCTATCTGGCCAACCTGAAGGAAGTCCGCGGGCTGACGACCGCGGCGCAGGAGATCGAGCACGAGCTGATCGAAGGGGACCTGGAGGACGAGGCGGCGGCCTGAGCCCCCTGCGAATCGAACCGGCGTGGGGACCGAACTCCGACCGCGCCCAGGTCCCAGGCTTTACCGACACGGCTCGTTGGCGTAGTCTCGTCTCCTTCGACCGGCTGCCCGCCGGGAGCGACGACGCGATCGATTCGGAAGGCAGGCTCGACGCATGCAATGGTTCTCCAGCCCCTGGTTCCGCCGGAAGCCGGCCTCCCTCCTGATCCTCGAACTCGACGGCGACGACGGCGGCCGCTTGCACCGCAAGCTGGGCCCGCTCTCGCTGATCGCGCTGGGCGTCGGCGCCACGATCGGGTCCGGGCTCTACGTCTCGACGGGCATCGTCGCCCGAGACGTGGCGGGGCCGTCGATCATGCTCTCGTTCCTGATCGCCGCGATCGGGTGCGGGTTCGCGGCGCTCTGCTATTCGGAGCTGGCGAGCATGGTCCCGGTGGCCGGCAGCGCCTACACCTACGCTTATGCGACGATGGGCGAGCTGCTGGCCTGGATCATCGGCTGGGACCTGATCCTGGAATACGCGGTCGGCTCCTGTTTCGTGGCCAACGGCTGGTCGGGCTACTTCGACTCCATGCTCCGGAACCTCTTCGGCGTCCAGCTTGATCCGAGGCTCCTGCGCTCCCCGTGGGACTTCGCCGACGACGGCTTCTTCCTGAATCGGGTGACCCTGCCGGGGGGCGTCGAGGCGAT includes:
- the hisC gene encoding histidinol-phosphate transaminase gives rise to the protein MESPAEPRRYVLPHIARMEGYVPGEQPQGGAFIKLNTNENPYPPSPLAKQALIDAVTDRLRLYPDPTGLAFRKTAATLHGVEPDMILAGNGSDDALTILTRAFVGPGDLAAYPTPSYLLYSTLISLQDGRAHVVPFTEDWRLDFDGFLKPGVKLVYLANPNSPSGTAIPPSEVAALASRLDCPLVVDEAYGDFARENCIGLLKDHPNVIVTRSFSKGYSLAGLRLGYLIADPSIIAELNKVKDSYNCDALSLAAGKAALEDQAYLRETRSKILATRDRLTSALRGMGRDVTDSQTNFVWTTGGPSAESTFQELKGRNIFVRLMRYPGYPAGLRISVGTDAEIDRLLEVLRDLT
- the hisB gene encoding imidazoleglycerol-phosphate dehydratase HisB gives rise to the protein MSESPRVAEIARKTRETDIRLSLNLDGQGRAELSTGVGFLDHMLESFARHALVDLSVTCQGDTHIDDHHSTEDIGICLGQALDQALGDKAGVSRYGHCILPMDETLVTCAVDLGGRPYWVWNAPMPTPKIGTFDTELVADFWHAVATHGRMNLHVLLHYGRNSHHISEAIFKAAARAIRDAAERDPRTNEVPSTKGTI
- a CDS encoding lysylphosphatidylglycerol synthase transmembrane domain-containing protein translates to MSTVDTLESAAEQPKKSYVGTFVNLGLIALAFALLALVVHQNRAKILEVFSRKLDLRLLLVGIVVFQFSVMLTFIRWYALVRVIEPRFTLRSTFLLGFIGYVFNLVIPGAVGGDLIKAAYLVRMHIRKTQAVASMVIDRILGLMGLFVLASIAGAAAWGLATPEVRRLILAAWIATGVGFLLLGAIFGKVFSRLFPGSIGPRHGKLGTVVSELDAMSTTYRSRLGVVALALGLSTVGHSLNVFAFYLMGRMLFPDMVTTLGQHFLMGPLTLFTMAVPLPFGALGLSEGVADQLLKLVGHPSGALAMMAFRVLMYACGLTGAIVYLANLKEVRGLTTAAQEIEHELIEGDLEDEAAA
- a CDS encoding GNAT family N-acetyltransferase produces the protein MSQLAPTPRPTPSFTIRPAVPGDSQTIADLIRELAIYEKLGQSARATAEDFHRNLFGPRPFAEVLMAEVEGGAVGLALFFHTFSTFRGQPGLYLEDIFVQPEHRGRGIGKSLLRSLAKIARERGCGRLEWAVLNWNDPAIGFYRSLGAVPLDEWTTYRIADEALDRLAEAAPEA